In Spodoptera frugiperda isolate SF20-4 chromosome 1, AGI-APGP_CSIRO_Sfru_2.0, whole genome shotgun sequence, the following are encoded in one genomic region:
- the LOC118273433 gene encoding nucleolar protein 58 gives MLVLFETSAGYAIFKLLDESKLSQIDDLYQEFNTPEGASSVVKLKNFIKFEDTAEALAATTAAIEGKVSKPLKKALKKYISKEVQDQLLVGDAKLGSAIREKFDLQCVSNNNVQELLRCIRSQMDSLLAGLPKKEMTAMALGLAHSLSRYKLKFSPDKIDTMIVQAQCLLDDLDKELNNYVMRCREWYGWHFPELGKIITDNTLFVKIVKLIGTRDNASQTDLSDILPEDLEEKVKEAAEISMGTEISDDDILNIQNLCDEIISITDYRTHLTDYLKARMMAMAPNLTVLIGEHIGARLIAHAGSLMNLAKHPASTVQIFGAEKALFRALKTKKDTPKYGLIYHAQLVGQCSTKNKGKMSRMLAAKAALATRVDAFGEDVSFELGAEHKVKLENRLRLLEEGNLRRISGTGKAKAKFEKYHSKSEVFHYPTAGDSTLGQKPVKREHSPDEDGPSVSAKKIKLEDGANDVTPKKEKKIKVEVKEEAENNSHEEPVSEKKKKKKKKSDVQPVEEAEEAVEEPKSEKKKKKKRQSQPEEE, from the exons GGTGAAACTAAAAAATTTCATTAAGTTTGAAGACACCGCTGAGGCTCTTGCAGCTACCACCGCAGCTATTGAAGGCAAAGTGTCCAAACCACTGAAGAAAGCTCTCAAAAAGTACATCAGCAAGGAAGTACAGGACCAGCTCCTCGTGGGTGATGCCAAGCTAGGAAGTGCCATCAGAGAAAAGTTTGACTTGCAATGTGTGTCCAACAACAATGTTCAGGAGCTCCTCAGATGTATCCGCTCACAGATGGACAGCCTGCTGGCAGGTCTACCCAAGAAGGAAATGACAGCTATGGCTCTTGGTTTAGCTCATTCACTCTCCAGATACAAGCTCAAATTCTCCCCGGACAAGATTGATACCATGATTGTTCAGGCACAATGCTTACTCGACGATTTAGACAAGGAACTTAACAACTACGTCATGAGATGCAGAGAGTGGTACGGGTGGCACTTCCCTGAACTGGGCAAGATTATCACTGACAACACACTCTTTGTGAAAATAGTCAAACTGATTGGAACCAGGGACAATGCTTCCCAGACAGATCTGTCAGATATTCTTCCTGAAGACTTGGAGGAGAAAGTGAAGGAGGCAGCTGAGATCTCCATGGGTACTGAGATATCTGACGATGATATCTTGAACATACAGAACCTGTGTGATGAAATCATCTCTATCACAGACTACAGAACACATCTGACAGATTACTTGAAAGCTAGAATGATGGCCATGGCACCCAATCTGACTGTGTTGATTGGTGAACATATCGGAGCTAGGTTAATTGCACATGCTGGGTCTTTGATGAACTTGGCTAAACACCCCGCATCTACAGTACAGATCTTTGGAGCTGAGAAAGCCCTGTTCAGAGCCTTGAAGACAAAGAAAGACACACCTAAATATGGTCTTATTTACCATGCTCAGTTAGTTGGCCAGTGTAGTACTAAGAACAAGGGTAAAATGTCGCGTATGTTGGCGGCGAAGGCAGCTCTAGCGACGAGGGTGGATGCTTTCGGAGAAGACGTGTCTTTCGAATTAGGAGCTGAACACAAAGTGAAGTTAGAGAACAGATTGAGGCTGCTTGAGGAAGGTAACCTGCGGAGAATCAGTGGAACTGGCAAGGCAAAGGCGAAGTTTGAAAAGTACCACAGCAAGAG CGAGGTGTTCCACTACCCAACGGCTGGAGACAGCACCCTGGGTCAGAAGCCAGTGAAGCGAGAACACTCACCTGATGAGGACGGTCCCTCAGTCTCCGCCAAGAAGATTAAACTAGAAGATGGTGCTAATGAT GTAACAccaaagaaagaaaagaaaattaaagtagAAGTTAAAGAAGAGGCTGAGAACAACAGCCATGAGGAGCCAGTCTcagagaagaagaagaaaaagaaaaagaaatcggATGTCCAACCCGTGGAGGAGGCAGAGGAGGCTGTAGAGGAACCTAAGAgtgaaaagaagaaaaagaagaagcgGCAATCACAACCTGAGGAGgaataa